In Nitrosomonas stercoris, the genomic stretch AGTCAACTGCAGGCTGGGGAGCATAGCTGCACGGGCAGCAATGATATTTGCGTTGGCTGCAGCCAGTTGCGCCTCAGCACTGGCGATATCCGGCCGGCGTACCAGCAGATCAGAAGGTAATCCGGCACTGATAGAAGGTACCTGCAATGCATCGAGTCGGCTGCTTTTCACGGTAAAAGTGGAAGCCGGCAGACCCAGCAGCACCGCCAGCGCAGTCTGCGTATCATTTGCCTGCTGACGCAAGGCAGTCAGCATACGCTGTTGAGCCGCTACCAGCCCGCGCTGACGCGCCACATCCAGCAGTGTAGCAGCACCTGCCCGCCGGCGTGCTTCCACCAGTGCCAGGAAACGACTGGCATTCTCCAGATTACGCTCAGCAATATCGATACGTTGACACAATGCCGTTGTCTGCAGCCATAACTGGGCGGTACCGGCAGTAACCGTCAGTGAAACCGTATCGTGATCAAATTCGGTAGCGCGCAAAATCGCCCGTGCAGCATCGCGCCATGCACTATTCTTGCCCCAGAAGTCGACTTCGTAGCTGGCAACCAGCCCGCCTGAGAAAGTATTATTGCGAAACGCATTATCACCATATTGCTCCCTGCGGCTGAAATCGGCATTGGCAGATAATTCCGGTAGCAACGGCGCGCCGGCAATGCGGGCAGCAGCTTCGGCCTGATGTACACGTGCGACAGCGGCGACGACATCGAGACTCTGTTGCTGTGCCTGAACGATCAGCTGCGCCAGCTCCCTGCTGCCGAAACTGCGCCACCAGTCACGCGTGACATCCGGTGCGGCAGGATCAGAGGTTGCACGCCATTGGGCCGGCACGCTGAGCGCTTCTGACGGCATATTCGATTCCGTCGGCGTCAGGCTGGTACAGGCAACCGGCAACCATACCAGCAGAAATAATACAATCCTGTTCATCAGTGGCTCACTCCGAGGATAACGCCACGACCGGATCCAGCCGCGCTGCCGTCCGGGCCGGCATATAACCGAATATCAGCCCGGTAATCACCGCACAGGAAAATGCACCGATCATGACACCAAACGAGAAAATAACCGGGGTCTCCCAGAAAATGAGCAGGGCGCCAATGATCAGACCAAGTATCACACCGACTGTCCCACCCACGATTGTTACCAGCATGGCCTCGATCAGAAACTGGCTGAGAATGTCGTAATCTCGCGCACCGGTTGCCATCCGGATGCCGATCTCGCGCGTGCGCTCCCGGACGGTCATCAGCATGACATTCATGACACCGATGCCCCCAACCAGCAGCGATACGGCTGCAACCAGCCCCAGCATCCGGGTCATGGTATCGCGTGTTTCCAGCTGTGCCTTCAATCTGGCGGCTGCATTACCGATGCGGATATCCTCACGCCCATGGCGTTCCAGCAGCAAAGCTCTGACCGCATCTTCGGCCACCTGCACCCGATCCATTGAGGCGGCTTCCATGACGACATAGTCAGGTTGTTCCTGTGTCTGATAAACACGTGCGCGGCCGGCCCGATAGGGAATAAATACCATATCGTCATAATTCTGCGAGCCGGATTCCGCACCTCGCTCAGCCATGACACCGATCACTTCGAATGGAGAAGTACCGATCAGCAGATACTGTCCCACAGGATTCGACAAATAAGGAAAAAAATCACGATACACCTGGTAGCCAAGGACAACCACAGGGGCCAGTTCACGATCCTCTGCTTCGGTAAAAAAGCGCCCCTGTGCTACTTGCCAGTGATGGACCAGCGGCATGATATGCGGACTGGCAAACACATAGATCTGTTTGTCTACATTTCGGTGTCTTACCAGAATCGGATCACCAATCACCGGCATGATCCGGTTGATTTCAGGCAAACGGGCCACTTCATCCAGATCTTCTTCGGTCAGTACCCCTACTGGCCCGCCTGTAGGTGGAGCACTGCTGTTCAGATACATAATGGTCGTACCCAGCGACCCCATTTGGTCGATTACCTGCTGCTTGGTCCCTTCTCCAATGGCCAGCAGGCACGTCAAATATTCTGGTACTGATTTCAGCCGATCCGGCGGCATTGTCCTGTGCCTGTACAGGCTGTATAAAACAGATCCCACTCAATACAAGAAAACCCGGTATCGCACTGCACAATACTGCAACATGCAATAACCGAACCAGATCAGGGATGGATGTAAAACAGCAGATAATGCTGCGAGGGGGAAAGATAGTCATATTGTTTTTGGTCAGATAGGTTAATAATCAATAAACAAAGCTCCTACCTGATAGGCCGAACGAGAATTGAAATCCCCTCACTTTTTACAAAATTTTTTCTGACGCTTCTCCCGTTTTTATAAGTTCTTCGGGCCCACCAGCACCCAGAAACGGGTGCGATATGTCACGCTGATCGGTTGGGTCTGTGCAAGAAACCGCAGTGCCTTGTCGGTATCTTTTACATGGAAAATACCCGATATTGGCAGATCAGCCACACGCTCGTCACAAGTGATATAGCCAGGGCGGTAACGCGATAGCTCAGCCACCAGATCGGCCAGCCGAATATTTTTACCGGCAATGATACCGCTAACCCAGCTATCTTCCTCAAAATGCCGATCTGCCGCAGGCAGGATGCTGCTTCCGGTCAACCGGCGGCTCTCACCGGCCTGTACGATGGCTGATAAACCACCGGCAGCCGGATGCAGTTCCACTGCTCCTTCCTGCACACTGATGCGGGCATGTTGTTCGTTCAGCCGTACGACAAAACGAGTGCCGAGCGCCTGCAATTCACCAAATGGCGTGCGTACCCGGAACGGGCGCTTTCTGCCGGTTTGAGCGGCTATTTCTCTGTCGGAACCAGTTGTGATATGCACCTCACCCCGCTGCAGAACAATGAGTCGCTGTGCATCTGTCAGATCAAAGCTGACCGCACTGTCGGTATTGAGCATGACTACCGTACCATCAGCCAGATGCCACGCACGCTGTTCGCCTGTAGCAGTACTGGCATCCGCCAGCAGACGCTGCCAGGGAGTATGTTCACGCACTCCCCAACCGGTTACGAAGGTGATGCTCGCCAGAGATAGCAGCTTGATCGCGTTTCTGCGATTCTGTTTGCGTGACTGGCGCTTGCTGTCCACTTCCTGCAGAGTATCAAACGCCAGTCTGGAAGGAAGATTCTTGCAGTCATTTCTGAAATCATCCAGGGAATGCACTCGCTGCCAGGCAAGCTTATGCAGCGGATCGGCATGCAGCCACTGCTCAAAGGATTGACGGGTTTCAGGGGTGGGGTCGTTATAATCGAGTTTGATCGACCAGTTGATAGCGGCCTCGATGATATCTTCGGGAAGAGGAGTGGTTTGCAGCAGATTCTCCTGCTCGACAGGCGGTGTGCGTGTCATCCGGTCATACTTCGAAATGCAATGCGTAGCACTGGCGTAATGCCTTGGCGATATAGCGTTCGACCGTTGCCCGGGAGACATTCAACTGGCTTGCGATTTGCGGGCAGCTCAGCCCGTCGATTTGTGCCAGCAGAAAAGCGGTGCGCACTGCCGGTTTGAGTGAATCAAGCACTCGATCTATCTCGATCAGTGTTTCCAGAAAAATCAGGCGGCTTTCAGGAGTGGGAGCTTCAGGTTCGGGTAGCGTTGCCAGTATCTCCAGCCAGGTTTGCTCCAGTTCGCGCCGGCGCCAATGATCGACGACCAGACCACGTGCGATGGAAGACAGATACGCTCGTGGCTTCTCTATTTGCGGTGGATGCCGGCGAGTCAGTATTCGTATGAATACATCCTGGGCAATATCTGCCGCATCAAAAGTATTCCCCAGTTTGCAATACAGCCATTTCTGCAGCCAACCATGATGATTATTGTATAAATCACGCGCTTGCTGCAAGGCTGCCAGCCTGACAACCGGTACAGTCATTTTCTACCTTCCGATCACACAATATTAATGAGAACTATTCGCATTTTATAAGATGTGTATCCAGCCCGCAATGAAATCTTTTTAATCTGGAAGCAGAAAGAAGAACAGGAGAATTATTCCTGGTTCATATACTCGGAAAGATTCATCATAAATTTAGGTGTCTACAATACGTTACAGATTAATAATGAACTATGATAACCATACCAAGCCAGAGGCTTTAAGGTAAAATTATTCGCATGAATATGCAGTCACGCTCTTCCCAAAAAGATGGCAATGTTGACGTCGTAGAAAAAGCGGCGGACTGGTGTATGCGCATACACTCAGATGAGTGCAACCAGCAGGATCGGGAAGCTCTGGAACAATGGCTTCAGGAGAATCCGGCTCATGCACAGGCCTATGACAAAATCCTGCGAGTCTGGTCATTAAGTGAACACCTCGCACCTACCGTATCAGCGGCCGAGCCGCCACAAGAGGATATTCATATTGACATTCCGCGTATTGCCCAGCCTCCCCGCTGGCAATGGCAACGCGCTGCAGTGGCACTATCTTTGACTGCTCTGCTGCTCATTCCTCTTGGCTACGGGGGCTGGTTGCTGAACTGGATACCTGACGAGTACCACCGCTACAGTACTGACCAGGCTCGCCAGGAAATCACCCTGCCTGACGGCACACAGGTGGAAATGAACCTCAACACGCAAATCACTTATGCCAATTTCCGAAACAGGCGTCATGTCAGTATCAATGGCAATGGAGAAGCCTTTTTTAACGTTGCCCACAATGCCGGCCATCCTTTTGAGATCAGTGCTGCCAACGGGATGATCACGGTGACAGGAACAGCGTTCAATGTCTGGAAATATCAGGAAAATGTTGTAGTCACGGTTACCGAGGGCTCTGTCGTGGTTAGCAATAACGCGTTTGACGTCCACCTGACTCCCGGCATGCAAGCTGAATACAGTGCTCATGATTCACCCCAGTCAGAATCTGGCGATCTTGATCGGGCGCTAGCATGGCAATCCGGCAAACTGATATTGGACGATCTGCCGCTTGCCATTGCCATACCACAGATTGCCCGCTATCTTGATCAGTCAATTACCCTGAATGATGAAGCTGTTGCCAATTTGCACATCGGCGGCATTTACAATACCGCAAACCTGAATACCCTTATCAATACCCTTCCTCAGGCCCTGCCACTCACCATCGAAAAACGCTTCTTTGGCGGGCTGGTACTCTCAAGCCGCTCACAATAAAACAATTCTGCAATTCATCAGATAACATCTGCAAAACGTTAGCGAAGCAGTCTGTTGGTAATCAACGCGCGAACCATAATAAAGCAGGGATTCTTTACTTTAACTTACATTTATTTTCAATCTGATTAAATTCACCCAACGCAGCAATAGCTGCCTTTCTGGCTGCTGCAGCCTTGTCAGCCTGGGATTCTTTTATAATATCATCCAGGTGTTTCAATCCTTCCTGAAGATACTCGTTTTTGGGGTCTGTTGATTTAACTCCAATGACATATTCTTTTGCCTCCTGCGCCAATTGGGTCATAACCTTTACATCTGTTGCCAGAACCACAGCTTCCGTTTGCTTGATTGCTTCCTGCAGACGGATATCCTCTGCCTGCACATTAGCCGAACTGAGCACAAATAGAGACAGAATAAAAATACTTGGCAGGATTGATAATATTTTGTTCATAACCTTCCCCTGTTTATTGAATGAGATTTTGATGCAGATTGTTCCTGTCCAACAGAATTTCCGCTGCGGGAGATCGTCCTGATGGGTTGCGAAGGTCACGTTGCTGCTGATCAGAGGAACTGCTATCAGCCTCGGATATTCCAATTTATTCATTATGTCAGCAGTCATGGAACCCCCCTCCACGGATCAGAAAAGCCTGCACATTTACACTAGGTTTTATAGTCCTGACAAAAGCGTTAACCTGTCTTTCAGCTTCTTCTCTTGCAATTTCATATCTGATCTGAATTTTCCCCACCAGCTGCTCACGCTCACCTGCAATAGCATCCAGCTCGTCATCAGTTATATTGCCCCACTTCTCCTTCAGCTTGCCTTTCAGTTCTTTCCAGTTTCTTTCAACGGTATTCCAGTCCATGATTTCTCTTCTCTTATTAAATTTCAAAGATCCAAGATCACTAGTTGAGCAGGTATATTTCATATGTTCCCCCTATACAAAAACAAGGTTAATTGCCTGTGCAGCCAGGATCAGGAAAGTCGAGTTCTTAAAAAATGACAAACTGCTTTTTGAATATTTTTGTGTCTGCTGGATTACAAGTAACCATTTCGGTAGAAGACAAGTTTCATCATAAAAAACGATCAGCTTCACCCTTTAAAACCCGATCCATTAGAAATGATTCTCATTATCAATATATGAGAGGTGTTAATCTCCGCAAGCGTTCAATACTTTAATATAAAAAATATTTATGATAATCATAAAATAGTAATAAGACCTTTGCATAACCTTGACGATTTTGTGCGGTGGCGGGGTGATTTCCAAAGGATGTTTTTGTGCGTTTTTAACAGGAAAGTGAAGTTTTACTCTTTTTCAAAGGAGCTTTTCACCCGTATGGTGTGATAAGTCAGTCGACTTTTAATCTGCTTCTTTTGATTACCCGGGACTGCTGCGACAATTTGTCACATTCCTTTCCCTTGCTGGAATCGGCAAAATCCACGTTCGATTACACATCAGAATGGGAGATTCAGGATGGTTATGAAATATTATTTCAACCCATTGACATATGTTGTGGCTGCCGCATTATCTTTTTTTGCTGTGCAGCAGGCATTGGCACAAACTACCTTGAATGAAGTTGTTGTTAAAACCGGCAAGATTCGTGATGCAGCTACGTCAGCTGAAATTGGGTCAGCTGAAATTGCGGCCCAGCACGCTGTTACCCGTGATACGGCTTCTCTGTTGCAGGATATTCCAGGCGTGCATCTTTATGGTGCAGGGGGTGTTTCCAGTCTGCCGGTGATTCATGGTCTGGCGGATGATCGTTTGCGTATCACGATTGATGGTATGGATTTCATTGCTTCCTGCGCCAATCATATGAATCCGCCACTTTCTTATCTTGATCCGGGTAATGTTGCAAAAATAAAGGTATATGCCGGTATTTCGCCAGTCAGTGTCGGAGGGGATAGTATTGGCGGCACCATTATTGCGGAAACGGCTGCCCCTCAATTTGCTGCGCCTGGGCAGCGTTCACTCATCAAAGGGGAAGTCGGCTCTTTTTATCGCAGTAATAATAATGCCTGGGGAGGAAATCTATCCGCCACGCTGGCCAATGAATTTTTCAGCATCAACTATTCCGGGGCAATTACTACAGCAGATAATTACAAGGCTGGTGGTAATTTTAAGACAACAACAGCCACGGGGCGGCCAGGGCACACGCTTCCACTGAATGAGGTTGGTTCCACCGCCTACAAAAGTCTGACGCATACTTTGGGGCTTGCATTGCGGGCAGATAATCATCTGCTGGAGGCGAAGTTCGGTTATCAGAATGTGCCGTACCAGTTTTATCCAAACCAGCGTATGGATATGCTGGATAACGAACAAAAGCGGATAAACGTGCACTATCTTGGCCAGTACAACTGGGGAACGCTCGATGGTCGTGTTTATTACGAAGCAGTTGATCATTACATGAATTTCAGCGATGACAAGCAACTGATTTACGGCACAGCATTGAATGGTATGCCGATGTTCAGCCGTGGCCGCACGCTTGGTTTCAATCTAAAAGGAGATGTTTACCTTACTGATGATGATCTGCTGCGTGTCGGCGCACTGTATCAGCACTACACCCTGCGTGACTGGTGGCCTCCATCCGGGACAGGTGCCATGTCACCTCTGGATTTTGAGAATATCAATCATGGCAAGCGTGATCGGCTGGGATTCTTTGCTGAATGGGAACGGCATTTCAATCCACAATGGACCACGTTGCTGGGTGCTCGTTACGAGCATCTGGAAACGGATGCGGACAATGTTCATGGCTACGGGAACATGATGGGTAATCAGATTCCTGATTCGGCTGCCTTTAATGCGCATGGCCATAAACGTAATGATAACAACGTTGATCTGACAGCATTGGCACGCTATACACCAAATAACATGCTTGATCTTGAACTGGGCCTTGCGCGCAAGGTACGGACACCTAATCTTTATGAACGCTATACCTGGTCTACCTGGGGTATGGCTGCCATCATGAATAATTTTGTTGGGGATGGTAACGGTTACGTTGGCGACATGAATCTGAAACCGGAAAAAGCTTATACCGCCGCTCTTACAATTGATCTGCATGCAGCCGAACGTGAATGGGAAATCAAGGCTACACCGTACTTTACTTACGTAGATGATTACGTGGATGCGATTCGAGTTCCCGGGGCAACCACGAACAATCAATTCGTTGTCCTGCGGTACGCTAATCATTCTGCCCATCTTTATGGAGTGGATCTTTCCGGTCGTGCTGTGCTGGCAAAAACCAGCCTGGGTGAGTTTGGTGTGCGTGGCCTGATGAACTATACCCGAGGAGAAAACAAGAAAACAGGAGATGATCTTTACAACATCATGCCACTTAACGGCAAGTTAACTCTTACCCACCAATACAGTGGCTGGAGCAACGCTATTGAACTGGTCGGAGTTGCTCGCAAAAGCGATGTTTCCTCGGTGCGTAATGAAATTCATACGGGAAGCTATTTCCTGACACATTTACGTACCAGCTACACGTGGAAGAATGTTCGTGCCGACTTGGGGGTGGAGAATCTGTTTGATCGCCTCTATGCCTTACCGCTTGGAGGTGCCTATACCGGACAGGGAATGACCATGGGTATCAATGGTATTCCTCATGGGATTGCTGTACCTGGAATGGGGCGCTCGATCTATGCTGGACTGAATATTAAGTTTTGAGCGTATGGAAGCAGCAACTCATATACTTTCACTTTCAGGCAATTTGTGCTGAAGAAATGAGCTGATTGTTTACAGTGGCTGCATTTTCGAGGCACAAGACCAGTCGTTTTATTACAGAGGATTCGTATTTATGGCAGGGTACATAGGTAATGTCGCAGTTGCGTACGATCGTGATCTGGGGCATATACTTTTTGAGCGATATGCTTCCGATATCGCCAGGCGCGTTGCAAGAAGGCCAGTTAGTGACGTCCTTGAGGTTGCATCAGGTACAGGAATCGTGACAAGGCAACTACGGAATATGCTGCCTGGAGACGCACAACTGACCGCTATTGATATCAGTGACGCCATGCTGGATGTTGCGCGTACGAAATTCTTTCCGCATGAGCAGATTACTTTTCGGATTGCAGATGCGGTGACACTGCCTTTTGATGATCAAGCCTTTGATGCAGTAATCTGTCAGTTTGGTGTGATGTTTTTCGACAAGGATAAAGCCTTTCGAGAAACATATCGGGTACTGAAGCAAGGTGGGCGGTATCTGTTCAGTGTATGGGATTCACGTGACTATAACCCTTACGCCAGCTTGACTTTTGAAGTCTTGAAACAGTTCTTCCCATCGGATACTCCCCGATTTCTTGAGAATACTGTTTCATCCTTCAAAATTGATCCCATCAAGGAAATGCTGATTCGTGCCGGATTTGAGCAAATAAATATCTCGGTTCAACGACAAGTTTACGATATACCGGATGCCAGAGCCTTTGCACGCGGGCTGATATTTAGTCCGGTTATCAGTGAAATTAGTGAACGAGATGAGGTGGATCCTGATGACATTATTGAAGCACTGGCAGATACATTTG encodes the following:
- a CDS encoding cation efflux system protein CusC; this translates as MNRIVLFLLVWLPVACTSLTPTESNMPSEALSVPAQWRATSDPAAPDVTRDWWRSFGSRELAQLIVQAQQQSLDVVAAVARVHQAEAAARIAGAPLLPELSANADFSRREQYGDNAFRNNTFSGGLVASYEVDFWGKNSAWRDAARAILRATEFDHDTVSLTVTAGTAQLWLQTTALCQRIDIAERNLENASRFLALVEARRRAGAATLLDVARQRGLVAAQQRMLTALRQQANDTQTALAVLLGLPASTFTVKSSRLDALQVPSISAGLPSDLLVRRPDIASAEAQLAAANANIIAARAAMLPSLQLTASVGVVTPFDGPLYNVAAGLMAPIFNAGRLAAGRDLAIAQHEELLIGYRSVIISAFGNVEVALNAVTGYDLQAIAQAQELAQAQRAYDLAESRYKAGAETLMTLLDVQRTLYAALDNAVQFKLLMLQARVSLYRALGGGWRTADTKLNIL
- a CDS encoding macrolide export ATP-bindingpermease protein, with the translated sequence MPPDRLKSVPEYLTCLLAIGEGTKQQVIDQMGSLGTTIMYLNSSAPPTGGPVGVLTEEDLDEVARLPEINRIMPVIGDPILVRHRNVDKQIYVFASPHIMPLVHHWQVAQGRFFTEAEDRELAPVVVLGYQVYRDFFPYLSNPVGQYLLIGTSPFEVIGVMAERGAESGSQNYDDMVFIPYRAGRARVYQTQEQPDYVVMEAASMDRVQVAEDAVRALLLERHGREDIRIGNAAARLKAQLETRDTMTRMLGLVAAVSLLVGGIGVMNVMLMTVRERTREIGIRMATGARDYDILSQFLIEAMLVTIVGGTVGVILGLIIGALLIFWETPVIFSFGVMIGAFSCAVITGLIFGYMPARTAARLDPVVALSSE
- a CDS encoding ubiquinonemenaquinone biosynthesis; its protein translation is MAGYIGNVAVAYDRDLGHILFERYASDIARRVARRPVSDVLEVASGTGIVTRQLRNMLPGDAQLTAIDISDAMLDVARTKFFPHEQITFRIADAVTLPFDDQAFDAVICQFGVMFFDKDKAFRETYRVLKQGGRYLFSVWDSRDYNPYASLTFEVLKQFFPSDTPRFLENTVSSFKIDPIKEMLIRAGFEQINISVQRQVYDIPDARAFARGLIFSPVISEISERDEVDPDDIIEALADTFVMKYGSNPTRFPMQAILFEAEKL
- a CDS encoding protein FecR; this translates as MTRTPPVEQENLLQTTPLPEDIIEAAINWSIKLDYNDPTPETRQSFEQWLHADPLHKLAWQRVHSLDDFRNDCKNLPSRLAFDTLQEVDSKRQSRKQNRRNAIKLLSLASITFVTGWGVREHTPWQRLLADASTATGEQRAWHLADGTVVMLNTDSAVSFDLTDAQRLIVLQRGEVHITTGSDREIAAQTGRKRPFRVRTPFGELQALGTRFVVRLNEQHARISVQEGAVELHPAAGGLSAIVQAGESRRLTGSSILPAADRHFEEDSWVSGIIAGKNIRLADLVAELSRYRPGYITCDERVADLPISGIFHVKDTDKALRFLAQTQPISVTYRTRFWVLVGPKNL
- a CDS encoding putative RNA polymerase sigma factor FecI, which produces MTVPVVRLAALQQARDLYNNHHGWLQKWLYCKLGNTFDAADIAQDVFIRILTRRHPPQIEKPRAYLSSIARGLVVDHWRRRELEQTWLEILATLPEPEAPTPESRLIFLETLIEIDRVLDSLKPAVRTAFLLAQIDGLSCPQIASQLNVSRATVERYIAKALRQCYALHFEV